A stretch of DNA from Rhodoluna sp. KAS3:
TTTGATATTGGTAAGACCAAGTTTGGCGGCGTTGGCCGCAGTGAGTTCCAATGAACGCTCGTTGACGTCCACCGCCCAGATTGTGGCTTTGGGTGAGCGAACCGCAAGCGATAGGGCAATCGGCCCCCAACCGCAACCAATGTCAAGAATGTTTCCGCTCGGCGGAGCTTCATCCAAGTGCTGTAACAGTATTTGCGTACCCTGATCGATGTGGTCTGGGCTGAAAATACCACCTGCAGTGGTCACCGTTACCGCGCGACCATCAATGGTTACCTGAATTTGCTTGGGCTTGAAATTGCTGCCTGGGGTTTCCGAAAAGTAGTGTTCAGAAGCCATAGTGGAAACAGTAATACAGATAGGCAAACTAGTGTTAGTTGCGTGGACGACGAGCTTTTTGCTGAAGATGATCAACCAACTTTCACTCATGGCACCTCACGGGGTGATGAGGTCGTAGAACGCATCCTGCGCCGCGGTGAGCGTGCGGCTGCGCTGGGTGCCGAAGAGACCCACAATTTCAATTCTTATGACGGCGATCAGTCCGAGCGCGAGGATCGATCTGCTCTGCGACGGGTTGCCGGTCTTTCCACCGAACTCGAAGACATCACGGATGTGGAGTACCGACAGCTCCGCCTCGAAAAAGTAATCCTGATCGGCCTTTGGGGTGAAAACACGCTGCTAGATGCTGAAAATTCGCTTCGCGAGCTTGCAGCGCTCGCCGAAACTGCAGGTGCAACGGTTCTTGACGGTCTCCTGCAGCGACGTGCCCACCCAGACCCTGCCACCTATCTGGGAAAGGGTAAGGCGCAGGAACTCAAACAGCTCGTTGCCGCGGCTGGGGCAGACACTGTCATCGCCGACACTGAGTTAGCACCAAGTCAGCGACGTGCACTCGAAGACGTAGTCAATGCCAAGGTGATTGATCGGACCGCAGTTATTCTCGACATCTTTGCCCAGCACGCCAAGAGCCGCGAGGGTAAAGCTCAGGTAGAACTTGCTCAGCTTGAGTACCTACTGCCGCGCCTTCGAGGCTGGGGTGAGTCGATGTCGCGTCAGGCCGGCGGTCAGGCTGCCGGTGGTGTTGGTATGGGTTCACGCGGACCCGGCGAAACCAAGATTGAGCTCGATCGTCGAAGAATCAATACCCGGATGGCCAAACTTCGCAAGCAAATTATTGCGATGAAGCCAGCGCGCGAAACCAAACGGGCTAATCGCAAAAAGAATGCCGTGCCAGCCGTGGCAATCGCCGGCTACACCAACGCGGGTAAGTCATCATTACTCAACCGCATGACCCAGGCCGGCGTTTTGGTTCAGAACGCACTGTTTGCAACCCTTGACCCAACCGTCCGTAAGGCAAAAACTCCCGACGGCCGCGACTTTACTTTCGCCGACACAGTGGGCTTTGTTCGCAACCTGCCTCACCAACTTGTTGAAGCCTTCAGGTCCACCCTTGAAGAAATCGCAGATAGCGACCTGATCGTTCACGTTGTTGATGCCTCGCACCCCGATCCAGCCGGGCAAATCGCCACGGTGCGTGACGTTATTGGTGAGGTCGGGGCCCGAGGAATTCCGGAACTTATCGTCTTCAACAAGATCGACCTAGCTGATGAAACTCAGCGCATGGCTCTACGCGGGATGGAGCCTGCCTCGATCGGGGTTTCTGCTCGTACCGGTGAAGGAATTGTAGAGCTCATGCAGGTCATCGCCGACTTGCTGCCTGAGCCAAATGTGGAGATTGCCGTTTTGATTCCATACAACCGGGGTGATTTGGTGTCCAAGCTGCACCTGAATAGTCGAATCATGATGCTTGACTATCGCGAAGGTGGCACTTTTGTGCGGGCAATGGTTAAGCCAGAAACGGCAGCCGAACTTGCCGACTACCGTTTGGTGATTTGAGGTTTTTGGGCTGCGGCCTAGACCGAGCGGAGAACCGCAACAACTTTGCCCATAATTACGGCATGGTCGCCAAGAATTGGTGCAAATTCTGAGTTCCTAGGCAACAGCCAAGTGTGGCCGTCCTGCTGCTTGAAGGTCTTTACTGTGGCCTCGTCCTCTAGCAGGGCCGCAACGATGTCTCCGTTTTCGGCATTCTGCTGTTGGCGCACAACTACCCAGTCGCCATCGCAAATGGCTGCGTCAATCATCGACTCGCCTTTAACTTTCAATAGGAACAAATCTCCCTTTCCGACTAGCTGTCGGGGGAGGGGGAAAATCTCCTCAACGTTCTGCTCGGCGGTGATTGCGGTACCAGCCGCAATTTGACCGACCATCGGAACCATGGCCGCATCGCCGATCGGGGTTGCGTTTTCGCTGCTTTCGGAGCTTTGGCCCTCCCAGCCCGGCAGCTCGATCAAAACGTCAATTGTGCGAGGGCGCTTGGGGTCTCGGCTGATGTAGCCGGCAAGTTCAAGTTGATTCAACTGGTGACTAACGCTGGCAGGCGAGGCCAGCCCAACTTCTTCACCGATTTCGCGCATGCTTGGCACGTAACCACGTTCAGCCTTTGATCGTTGAATAGCCTGCAGAATTCTCTCCTGCATTGGGCTCAAGCTGGATGCACGTCTCGTGGAGCGCTTTTCTTCCATCGCCAGGCCTTTCGTGATTGTCATGGGTACCTGTTTGAATCTAGAACTATCGAAAGAGTATTCGTAAAACAGGTATAAATCAAACACATTTTCGAATAAAACAAATTTTTCTTGACAAATTGTCGGTAGTTATTTGTATTCTTGTTCTAAAGCGAACAACTGTTCGAAACAAAGGTTTCAATTGAGAGGTGTTTCAGATGTCTAGCTACACACCAACCACTCGCATGGTCCGTCCAACCGTTCGTGTTGAGAACCAGGTCAAGTTGAGCACTGCTGGTCGACGCTTTGTTAGAAGCGCAATCATCCTTGCGGTTGCAACTGCGGGCTTCATCGCAACTGCCAACGGTTTCGGCGCCAGTAACGCCAACGCAAACTCATCAGCAGCTCAAGTCTCGTTCCAGTACGTAACCGTTTCTGCCGGCCAAGACCTGTGGAGCATGGCTGAGAAGCTTGCTCCAAACCGTGACCCTCGCGACTGGATTGTGGACGTTGTGAACCTAAACGGCCTCGGAACCACCGAGGTACAGCCAGGGCAAAAGATCGCGCTTCCTAACTAGTCGTTCCGAGGTACTCGGCACCGCCCTCCGGTAACCTAGTCGGGTGGCTAATCTAGAAGACCTTCCCCTACGCAGTGACCTACAAGGGCGCAAACCCTACGGTGCACCTCAACTTTCCGTTCCTGTTGCG
This window harbors:
- a CDS encoding class I SAM-dependent methyltransferase gives rise to the protein MASEHYFSETPGSNFKPKQIQVTIDGRAVTVTTAGGIFSPDHIDQGTQILLQHLDEAPPSGNILDIGCGWGPIALSLAVRSPKATIWAVDVNERSLELTAANAAKLGLTNIKTCKPEDVPKDLAFSGIWSNPPIRVGKDILHEILLTWLPRLSAGAEGYLVVQKNLGADSLHRWLEVELPEGFSTIRVETAKSFRVLRVKNRA
- the hflX gene encoding GTPase HflX, which produces MGAEETHNFNSYDGDQSEREDRSALRRVAGLSTELEDITDVEYRQLRLEKVILIGLWGENTLLDAENSLRELAALAETAGATVLDGLLQRRAHPDPATYLGKGKAQELKQLVAAAGADTVIADTELAPSQRRALEDVVNAKVIDRTAVILDIFAQHAKSREGKAQVELAQLEYLLPRLRGWGESMSRQAGGQAAGGVGMGSRGPGETKIELDRRRINTRMAKLRKQIIAMKPARETKRANRKKNAVPAVAIAGYTNAGKSSLLNRMTQAGVLVQNALFATLDPTVRKAKTPDGRDFTFADTVGFVRNLPHQLVEAFRSTLEEIADSDLIVHVVDASHPDPAGQIATVRDVIGEVGARGIPELIVFNKIDLADETQRMALRGMEPASIGVSARTGEGIVELMQVIADLLPEPNVEIAVLIPYNRGDLVSKLHLNSRIMMLDYREGGTFVRAMVKPETAAELADYRLVI
- the lexA gene encoding transcriptional repressor LexA, which translates into the protein MEEKRSTRRASSLSPMQERILQAIQRSKAERGYVPSMREIGEEVGLASPASVSHQLNQLELAGYISRDPKRPRTIDVLIELPGWEGQSSESSENATPIGDAAMVPMVGQIAAGTAITAEQNVEEIFPLPRQLVGKGDLFLLKVKGESMIDAAICDGDWVVVRQQQNAENGDIVAALLEDEATVKTFKQQDGHTWLLPRNSEFAPILGDHAVIMGKVVAVLRSV